One segment of Streptomyces sp. NBC_00576 DNA contains the following:
- a CDS encoding SigE family RNA polymerase sigma factor — protein MAQQGEVLEFEEYVRTRQDALLRSARRLVPDPVDAQDLLQTALVRTYGRWEGIADKRLADAYLRRVMINTRTEWWRARKLEEVPTEQLPDACVDDSTEQHADRALLMDVMKVLAPKQRSVVVLRHWEQMSTEETAAALGMSAGTVKSTLHRALARLREELEARDLDARALEHEERERCAA, from the coding sequence ATGGCGCAGCAGGGCGAGGTGCTCGAGTTCGAGGAGTACGTCCGCACACGGCAGGACGCGCTGTTGCGCAGCGCCCGTCGACTGGTCCCGGACCCCGTCGACGCGCAGGACCTGCTGCAGACGGCGCTCGTGCGTACGTACGGCCGCTGGGAGGGCATAGCGGACAAGCGGCTCGCGGACGCCTACCTCCGCCGGGTGATGATCAACACCCGGACGGAGTGGTGGCGGGCGCGCAAGCTGGAGGAAGTGCCCACCGAGCAGCTCCCGGACGCGTGCGTCGACGACTCCACCGAACAGCACGCGGACCGCGCACTTCTGATGGACGTCATGAAGGTTCTCGCACCCAAGCAACGGAGTGTCGTCGTGCTGCGACACTGGGAGCAGATGTCCACGGAGGAGACGGCCGCCGCCCTCGGCATGTCGGCCGGAACGGTCAAGAGCACGCTGCACCGGGCGCTCGCCCGGCTCCGGGAGGAGCTGGAGGCCCGCGATCTGGACGCACGCGCGCTGGAGCATGAGGAGCGGGAGCGTTGCGCGGCCTAG
- a CDS encoding A/G-specific adenine glycosylase, protein MTAPTKPPHRDDSTPAGTPVHTPAADGTPLHSPVIDWFDDHARDLPWRRPDAGPWGVMVSEFMLQQTPVSRVLPVYEQWLARWPRPADLAADPSGEAVRAWGRLGYPRRALRLHGAAVAITERHGGDVPTNHAQLLALPGIGEYTAAAVASFAYGQRHAVLDTNVRRVFARAVTGVQYPPNATTAAERKLARALLPDDEPTAARWAAASMELGALVCTARNETCHRCPIAAQCAWRLAGKPEHEGPARRGQTYAGTDRQVRGKLLAVLREAHTPVPQAALDRVWHEPVQRARALDGLVSDGLVEPLPDGLYRLPHS, encoded by the coding sequence ATGACTGCGCCCACGAAGCCCCCGCACCGCGACGACAGCACGCCCGCCGGCACCCCCGTCCACACCCCCGCCGCCGACGGCACCCCCCTCCACTCCCCCGTCATCGACTGGTTCGACGACCACGCCCGCGACCTCCCCTGGCGGCGGCCGGACGCCGGGCCCTGGGGTGTGATGGTCAGCGAGTTCATGCTGCAGCAGACGCCCGTCAGCCGCGTGCTCCCGGTCTACGAGCAGTGGCTCGCCCGCTGGCCCCGCCCCGCCGACCTCGCCGCCGACCCCTCCGGCGAAGCCGTCCGCGCCTGGGGCCGGCTCGGCTACCCGCGCCGCGCCCTGCGCCTGCACGGCGCCGCCGTCGCCATAACGGAACGCCACGGTGGCGACGTACCCACGAACCACGCCCAGCTGCTCGCCCTGCCCGGCATCGGCGAGTACACCGCCGCGGCCGTCGCCTCCTTCGCCTACGGCCAGCGGCACGCCGTACTGGACACCAACGTGCGCCGCGTCTTCGCTCGCGCCGTCACCGGCGTCCAGTACCCCCCGAACGCCACCACCGCCGCCGAACGCAAGCTCGCCCGCGCCCTGTTGCCCGACGACGAGCCCACGGCCGCCCGCTGGGCAGCCGCCTCGATGGAACTCGGCGCGCTCGTCTGCACGGCCAGGAACGAGACCTGCCACCGCTGTCCGATCGCCGCCCAGTGCGCCTGGCGGCTCGCCGGGAAGCCCGAGCACGAGGGGCCGGCGCGCCGCGGCCAGACGTACGCGGGCACGGACCGTCAGGTACGCGGCAAGCTGCTCGCCGTACTCCGCGAAGCCCACACCCCCGTACCGCAGGCCGCGCTCGACCGCGTGTGGCACGAGCCGGTCCAGCGTGCCCGGGCCCTCGACGGCCTGGTCTCCGACGGCCTGGTCGAGCCCCTGCCGGACGGGCTGTACCGCCTGCCGCACAGCTGA
- a CDS encoding oxidoreductase, with protein sequence MATTRPVVLVTGASSGIGKETARAFVAAGFEVIGTGRRTSGLTPPAGVTYIDLDVGSDDSATAAVAEVIDRFGRIDVLVNNAGLGSAGAVEENSVAQAQNVLNINVLGVIRMTKAVLAHMRAQGGGRVINVSSVLGVVPQPFMALYVATKHAIEGYTESLDHEVREHGVRVLLVQPAYTRTSFDTNAAQPDTPLPLYAERRRVFDEVMAQAMKDGDDPAVVAKVIVTAATDKKPRLRYAAGPLASRVTTARRLVPAGVFDKQIRKSNRMPA encoded by the coding sequence ATGGCGACAACTCGGCCGGTGGTGCTCGTGACAGGTGCCTCATCGGGGATCGGCAAGGAGACGGCCCGTGCCTTCGTCGCGGCGGGTTTCGAGGTGATCGGCACCGGCCGTAGGACTTCCGGGCTCACTCCGCCCGCCGGTGTGACGTACATCGATCTCGACGTGGGCAGTGACGACTCGGCCACCGCCGCGGTCGCAGAGGTGATCGACCGGTTCGGGCGCATCGACGTCCTGGTCAACAACGCGGGCCTCGGCTCGGCGGGCGCCGTCGAGGAGAACTCCGTCGCTCAGGCCCAGAACGTCCTGAACATCAACGTCCTGGGTGTCATCCGTATGACGAAGGCCGTCCTGGCGCACATGCGCGCCCAGGGTGGCGGGCGGGTCATCAATGTCTCGTCCGTCCTCGGGGTCGTCCCCCAGCCCTTCATGGCCCTCTATGTCGCGACGAAGCACGCCATCGAGGGCTACACCGAGTCGCTGGACCACGAGGTCCGCGAGCACGGCGTCCGGGTCCTCCTCGTCCAGCCCGCCTACACCAGGACCAGCTTCGACACCAACGCCGCGCAGCCCGACACCCCGCTGCCCCTGTATGCGGAGCGGCGGCGCGTCTTCGACGAGGTGATGGCGCAGGCGATGAAGGACGGCGACGACCCCGCCGTCGTCGCCAAGGTGATCGTCACCGCGGCCACCGACAAGAAGCCCAGGCTGCGCTACGCCGCCGGGCCGCTGGCCTCGCGCGTCACCACCGCGCGCCGCCTGGTCCCTGCCGGAGTGTTCGACAAGCAGATCCGCAAGAGCAACCGCATGCCCGCCTGA
- a CDS encoding TetR/AcrR family transcriptional regulator has product MVRYAKEHKQETRQRIVETAGRRFKRDGIDGSGISTLMKDAGLTNGTFYAYFASKDELIATAVADQVRAQHENIVAQAAPGRAGLEQLIRWYFSTEQRDNIDDGCPNAALLDEIGRSTDRTRQAYTDRALILIDGFAARLAPHDPPSARLKSLGLLGMMAGTLQLSRALTDQQLADQLLEQGIRNALALLDAEQLD; this is encoded by the coding sequence ATGGTGCGCTACGCGAAAGAACACAAGCAGGAGACGAGGCAGCGGATCGTCGAGACGGCCGGCCGCCGGTTCAAGCGCGACGGCATCGACGGCTCGGGGATCTCCACGCTCATGAAGGACGCCGGCCTGACCAACGGCACCTTCTACGCCTACTTCGCCTCCAAGGACGAACTCATCGCCACCGCGGTCGCCGACCAGGTGCGCGCCCAGCACGAGAACATCGTCGCGCAGGCGGCACCCGGCCGAGCCGGACTCGAGCAGTTGATCCGCTGGTACTTCTCCACCGAACAGCGCGACAACATCGACGACGGCTGCCCCAACGCCGCCCTCCTCGACGAGATCGGACGCTCCACGGATCGCACCAGACAGGCGTACACCGACAGGGCACTGATCCTCATCGACGGCTTCGCCGCCCGCCTGGCACCCCACGACCCACCCTCGGCACGCCTGAAGTCACTCGGCCTCCTCGGCATGATGGCCGGGACACTGCAACTCTCCCGCGCCCTGACCGACCAGCAACTCGCCGACCAACTCCTCGAACAGGGCATCCGCAACGCCCTCGCACTACTGGATGCCGAGCAGCTCGACTGA
- the disA gene encoding DNA integrity scanning diadenylate cyclase DisA yields the protein MAANDRAAAPGKSGGSSGADGLMRASLSAVAPGTALRDGLERILRGNTGGLIVLGSDKTVEAMCTGGFVLDVEFSATRLRELCKLDGGIVVSSDLSKILRAGVQLVPDPMIPTEETGTRHRTADRVSKQVGFSVISVSQSMRLIALYVDGQRRVLEDSAAILSRANQALATLERYKLRLDEVAGTLSALEIEDLVTVRDVSAVVQRLEMVRLIATEIAGYVLELGTDGRLLALQLEELIAGVEPERELVVRDYVPEPTAKRSRTVDEALAELDALSHAELLELSTVAKALGYTGSPETLDSAVSPRGFRLLAKVPRLPGAIIDRLVEHFGGLQKLLAASVDDLQTVDGVGEARARSVREGLSRLAESSILERYV from the coding sequence GTGGCAGCCAACGACCGGGCAGCAGCTCCCGGAAAGTCCGGTGGGAGCTCCGGTGCCGATGGCCTGATGCGCGCCTCACTGAGCGCTGTGGCACCCGGCACGGCGCTGCGCGACGGGCTTGAACGGATTCTCCGCGGTAACACCGGCGGACTCATCGTGCTCGGCTCCGACAAGACTGTCGAAGCGATGTGCACAGGCGGTTTCGTCCTGGACGTCGAGTTCTCGGCGACGCGGCTGCGCGAGCTGTGCAAGCTCGACGGCGGCATCGTGGTCTCCTCGGACCTGTCCAAGATCCTGCGGGCCGGCGTACAGCTGGTCCCCGACCCGATGATCCCCACCGAGGAGACAGGCACCCGGCACCGCACCGCCGACCGCGTGTCGAAACAGGTGGGCTTCTCGGTCATCTCGGTCTCCCAGTCGATGAGACTCATCGCGCTGTACGTGGACGGCCAGCGCCGGGTCCTGGAGGACTCGGCGGCGATCCTCTCCCGCGCGAACCAGGCCCTGGCGACCCTGGAGCGCTACAAGCTCCGCCTCGACGAGGTCGCGGGCACGCTCTCCGCCCTGGAGATCGAGGACCTGGTGACGGTCCGGGACGTCTCGGCGGTGGTGCAGCGTCTGGAGATGGTCCGCCTCATCGCGACGGAAATCGCCGGGTACGTGCTCGAGCTGGGCACCGACGGGCGGCTTCTGGCCCTCCAGCTGGAGGAGTTGATCGCGGGCGTGGAGCCGGAGCGCGAACTGGTGGTCCGGGACTACGTACCCGAGCCGACCGCCAAACGCTCGCGCACGGTCGACGAGGCGCTCGCGGAACTCGACGCGCTCAGCCACGCCGAGCTGCTCGAACTCTCCACGGTGGCCAAGGCCCTGGGCTACACGGGCTCACCCGAGACCCTCGACTCGGCGGTCTCCCCCCGCGGCTTCCGCCTCCTGGCGAAGGTGCCACGCCTGCCCGGCGCGATCATCGACCGCCTGGTGGAACACTTCGGCGGCCTGCAGAAGCTGCTGGCGGCGAGCGTCGACGACCTCCAGACGGTGGACGGGGTCGGCGAGGCGAGGGCGCGCAGCGTGCGGGAGGGGCTGTCGCGGCTGGCGGAGTCGTCGATTCTGGAGCGGTACGTGTAG
- the radA gene encoding DNA repair protein RadA, with protein sequence MAVRTKTAKDRPSYRCTECGWQTVKWLGRCSECQAWGTVEEYGAPAVRTTAPGRVTTSALPIGQVDGRQATARSTGVPEFDRVLGGGLVPGAVVLLAGEPGVGKSTLLLDVAAKSASDEHRTLYITGEESASQVRLRADRIKAIDDHLYLAAETDLAAVLGHLDAVKPSLLILDSVQTIASPEIDGAAGGMAQVREVAGALIRASKERGMSTLLVGHVTKDGAIAGPRLLEHLVDVVLSFEGDRHARLRLVRGVKNRYGTTDEVGCFELHDEGITGLADPSGLFLTRRAEPVPGTCLTVTLEGRRPLVAEVQALTVDSQIPSPRRTTSGLETSRVSMMLAVLEQRGRISALGKRDIYSATVGGVKLSEPAADLAIALALASAASDTPLPKNLVAIGEVGLAGEVRRVTGVQRRLAEAHRLGFTHALVPSDPGKIPAGMKVLEVADMGEALRVLPRSRRREAPRDEEDRR encoded by the coding sequence ATGGCTGTCCGTACGAAGACCGCGAAGGACCGACCGTCCTACCGATGCACCGAGTGCGGCTGGCAGACGGTCAAGTGGCTCGGCCGCTGCTCCGAGTGCCAGGCGTGGGGCACGGTGGAGGAGTACGGCGCGCCCGCGGTCCGTACGACGGCACCGGGCCGCGTCACCACCTCCGCGCTCCCCATCGGCCAGGTCGACGGCCGCCAGGCAACCGCCCGCTCCACCGGTGTACCCGAGTTCGACCGCGTCCTGGGCGGCGGGCTGGTCCCGGGAGCTGTGGTCCTGCTGGCCGGTGAACCGGGCGTGGGCAAGTCGACGCTCCTCCTGGACGTGGCGGCGAAGTCGGCGAGCGACGAGCACCGCACGCTCTACATCACGGGTGAGGAGTCCGCGAGTCAGGTCCGGCTGCGCGCCGACCGCATCAAGGCGATCGACGACCACCTGTACCTCGCCGCGGAGACCGACCTGGCGGCTGTCCTGGGCCACCTGGACGCCGTGAAGCCGTCCCTCCTGATCCTCGACTCCGTCCAGACCATCGCCTCGCCCGAGATCGACGGCGCGGCGGGCGGCATGGCGCAGGTCCGCGAGGTCGCCGGGGCGCTGATCCGCGCATCCAAGGAACGCGGCATGTCGACGCTCCTTGTGGGCCATGTCACCAAGGACGGCGCGATCGCAGGACCGCGCCTCCTGGAACACCTGGTGGACGTGGTCCTGTCCTTCGAGGGCGACCGGCACGCCCGCCTCCGCCTCGTCCGGGGCGTCAAGAACCGCTACGGCACGACGGACGAGGTCGGCTGCTTCGAACTGCACGACGAGGGCATCACGGGCCTCGCCGACCCGAGCGGACTGTTCCTGACCCGGCGCGCCGAGCCGGTGCCGGGCACCTGCCTGACCGTCACCCTGGAGGGCCGCCGCCCGCTCGTCGCCGAGGTCCAGGCCCTCACCGTCGACTCACAGATCCCCTCCCCCAGGCGTACGACATCGGGTCTGGAGACGTCCCGGGTCTCGATGATGCTCGCGGTTCTCGAACAACGGGGCAGGATCAGCGCGCTCGGAAAGCGCGACATCTATTCGGCGACGGTGGGCGGGGTGAAGCTCTCCGAGCCGGCCGCGGACCTCGCGATCGCCCTCGCGCTGGCCTCCGCCGCGAGCGACACCCCGCTGCCCAAAAACCTGGTGGCGATCGGCGAAGTGGGCCTCGCGGGCGAGGTCAGACGGGTGACGGGGGTCCAGCGACGACTGGCCGAAGCCCACCGTCTGGGCTTCACCCACGCCCTCGTTCCGTCGGACCCCGGCAAGATCCCCGCCGGTATGAAAGTCCTCGAAGTCGCCGACATGGGGGAGGCTCTGCGGGTGCTCCCGAGGTCGCGTAGGCGAGAGGCACCACGGGACGAGGAGGACCGCCGGTAG
- a CDS encoding Ppx/GppA phosphatase family protein: protein MRLGVLDVGSNTVHLLVVDAHPGARPLPAHSHKVELRLAQLLDDAGAIGPEGVDKLVAVIQDALQAAEDKGVEDLLPFATSAVREASNADDVLARVQAETGVELQVLTGSEEARLTFLAARRWFGWSAGKILVLDIGGGSLEIAYGIDEEPDTAVSLPLGAGRLTAGWLPGDPPDPDDIRSLRRHVRAQIARTVGEFSRFGAPDHVVATSKTFKQLARLAGAARSTDGLYVQRELKRESLQALVPELASMTTAERAALPGVSEGRANQLVAGALVAEAAMDLFAVKTLEVCPWALREGVILRRLDHMGTHMGTE from the coding sequence ATGAGACTCGGTGTCCTCGACGTGGGATCGAACACGGTGCATCTGCTGGTGGTGGACGCGCACCCCGGCGCGCGCCCCCTGCCCGCGCATTCGCACAAGGTCGAGCTGCGGCTCGCCCAGCTCCTCGACGACGCCGGAGCCATCGGCCCCGAGGGGGTCGACAAACTCGTCGCCGTGATCCAGGACGCGCTCCAGGCCGCCGAGGACAAGGGCGTCGAGGACCTGCTGCCGTTCGCCACCTCCGCCGTGCGCGAGGCCAGCAACGCCGACGACGTCCTCGCGCGCGTGCAGGCCGAAACAGGCGTTGAGCTCCAGGTCCTGACCGGCTCCGAGGAGGCGCGTCTCACCTTCCTCGCCGCCCGCCGCTGGTTCGGCTGGTCGGCCGGCAAGATCCTCGTCCTCGACATCGGCGGCGGCTCCCTGGAGATCGCCTACGGCATCGACGAGGAGCCCGACACCGCCGTCTCCCTCCCGCTCGGCGCCGGCCGTCTGACCGCGGGCTGGCTCCCCGGCGACCCGCCCGACCCCGACGACATCAGGTCCCTGCGCCGCCATGTACGCGCCCAGATCGCCCGTACGGTGGGCGAGTTCAGCCGCTTCGGCGCTCCCGACCACGTCGTCGCCACGTCGAAGACGTTCAAGCAGCTCGCCCGCCTGGCAGGCGCGGCCCGCTCCACGGACGGCCTCTACGTCCAGCGCGAACTGAAGCGCGAGTCTCTGCAGGCCCTCGTGCCCGAACTGGCCTCCATGACGACGGCGGAACGAGCAGCCCTCCCCGGAGTCTCGGAAGGCCGAGCCAACCAGCTCGTCGCGGGCGCCCTAGTGGCCGAGGCGGCGATGGACCTCTTCGCCGTAAAAACCCTGGAGGTCTGCCCCTGGGCCCTGCGGGAGGGCGTCATCCTCCGCCGCCTGGACCACATGGGCACCCACATGGGCACGGAGTAG
- a CDS encoding sugar phosphate isomerase/epimerase family protein, which yields MAEPVVRIPDAKVALSTASVYPESTATAFEVAARLGYDGVEVMVWTDPVSQDIEALRRLSDYHQIPVLAIHAPCLLITQRVWSTDPWTKLQRAQSAAEKLGASTVVVHPPFRWQRQYARDFVTGIWRMADETDVRFGVENMYPWRYRDREMLAYAPDWDVTKDDYRHFTIDLSHTATARSDAMEMIGLMGDRLGHVHLADGNGSNKDEHLVPGRGTQPCAELLERLALTGFDGHVVIEVNTRRAMSGVEREADLAEALAFTRLHLASAVRVVPGGGPRP from the coding sequence GTGGCGGAACCAGTCGTACGCATCCCGGATGCGAAGGTCGCGCTGTCCACAGCCTCCGTGTACCCGGAGTCGACGGCGACGGCCTTCGAGGTCGCCGCGCGTCTCGGCTACGACGGTGTCGAGGTCATGGTCTGGACGGACCCCGTCAGCCAGGACATCGAAGCCCTGCGCAGGCTGAGCGACTACCACCAGATCCCCGTCCTGGCCATCCACGCGCCCTGCCTGCTCATCACCCAGCGCGTCTGGTCCACGGACCCCTGGACCAAGCTCCAGCGAGCTCAGTCGGCCGCCGAGAAGCTCGGCGCGTCGACCGTCGTCGTACACCCCCCCTTCCGCTGGCAGCGCCAGTACGCGCGTGACTTCGTCACCGGCATCTGGCGCATGGCCGACGAGACGGACGTCCGGTTCGGCGTCGAGAACATGTACCCCTGGCGCTACCGCGACCGCGAGATGCTCGCGTACGCCCCCGACTGGGACGTCACGAAGGACGACTACCGCCACTTCACGATCGACCTCAGCCACACCGCGACGGCCCGCAGCGACGCCATGGAGATGATCGGCCTCATGGGCGACCGTCTCGGCCACGTCCACCTCGCCGACGGCAACGGCTCCAACAAGGACGAGCACCTGGTCCCGGGCCGCGGCACGCAACCCTGCGCCGAGCTGCTGGAACGGCTCGCGCTCACCGGATTCGACGGCCATGTCGTCATCGAGGTGAACACCCGCCGCGCGATGTCCGGCGTCGAGCGCGAGGCCGACCTCGCCGAGGCGCTCGCGTTCACCCGCCTCCACCTGGCCTCGGCCGTCAGAGTCGTTCCCGGCGGGGGACCGCGCCCATGA
- a CDS encoding TetR/AcrR family transcriptional regulator: protein MTSAAPRRRGRPSRTDSADTPAARDRILAAARDEFAERGYEKTSVRGIAKAAGVDPALVHHYFGTKEQVFEASIEVAVGPLLNAPGSIGEGPLDGVGERLARFFFGVWENPATRKALLAIVRSAMNNEAAAGVFRRLISAQLLRRIAVQLDLPDAELRAELAAAQLVGIAMLRYVIKVEPLASAAPELIIERVAPVIQVHLTAP from the coding sequence ATGACCAGCGCGGCCCCCCGCCGCCGGGGACGCCCCTCCCGTACGGACTCCGCGGACACCCCCGCCGCCCGCGACCGCATCCTGGCGGCGGCCCGCGATGAGTTCGCCGAGCGGGGCTACGAGAAGACGTCCGTACGCGGCATCGCCAAGGCCGCAGGCGTGGACCCGGCGCTCGTGCACCACTACTTCGGCACCAAGGAGCAGGTCTTCGAGGCGTCCATCGAGGTCGCCGTCGGACCCCTCCTGAACGCCCCCGGCTCGATCGGCGAAGGACCCCTCGACGGCGTCGGCGAGCGGCTGGCCCGCTTCTTCTTCGGGGTCTGGGAGAACCCGGCCACGCGCAAGGCGCTCCTCGCGATCGTCCGCTCCGCCATGAACAACGAGGCCGCGGCAGGCGTCTTCCGCCGCCTGATCTCCGCCCAGCTGCTGCGCCGCATCGCCGTCCAGCTGGACCTCCCGGACGCCGAACTGCGCGCCGAACTGGCCGCCGCCCAACTCGTGGGCATCGCGATGCTGCGCTACGTCATCAAGGTGGAGCCTCTGGCCTCGGCGGCCCCGGAGCTGATCATCGAGAGGGTGGCCCCTGTAATACAGGTCCACCTGACAGCCCCGTAA
- the ilvD gene encoding dihydroxy-acid dehydratase has translation MPELRSRTVTHGRNMAGARALMRASGVPGADIGRKPIIAVANSFTEFVPGHTHLQPVGRIVSEAITAAGGIPREFNTIAVDDGIAMGHGGMLYSLPSRDLIADSVEYMVEAHCADALICISNCDKITPGMLNAALRLNIPTVFVSGGPMESGRATLVDGTVRTLDLVDAISDAVNEKISDEDILRIEENACPTCGSCSGMFTANSMNCLAEAIGLALPGNGSVLATHTARRALYENAGRTVMDITRRYYEQDDETVLPRNVATLAAFENAMALDIAMGGSTNTILHLLAAAQEAGVPFGLDEINEVSRRVPCLAKVAPNVAKDRTYYMEDVHRAGGIPALLGELHRAGLLNEDVNSVHSSSLADWLKTWDVRGGSPSPEALELWHAAPGCVRSAEAFSQSERWEALDTDAAGGCIRSAEHAYSKDGGLAVLKGNLAVDGCVVKTAGVDESIWTFEGPAVVCESQEEAVEKILNKQVTDGDVVVIRYEGPKGGPGMQEMLYPTSFLKGRGLGKTCALVTDGRFSGGTSGLSIGHASPEAASGGTIALVNNGDRIRIDIPNRTIELLVPDDELAARRDALNGVYAPVARERKVSAALRAYAAMATSADKGAVRDVSLLG, from the coding sequence ATGCCCGAGCTGAGGTCCCGCACAGTCACCCACGGCCGCAATATGGCGGGCGCCCGCGCCCTTATGCGTGCCTCCGGTGTACCGGGTGCCGACATCGGGCGGAAGCCGATCATCGCGGTCGCGAACAGCTTCACCGAGTTCGTGCCCGGCCACACGCACCTCCAGCCGGTCGGCCGCATCGTCAGCGAGGCCATCACCGCCGCTGGAGGCATCCCGCGCGAGTTCAACACGATCGCTGTCGACGACGGCATCGCGATGGGCCACGGAGGCATGCTGTACTCCCTCCCGTCCCGCGATCTGATCGCGGACAGTGTGGAGTACATGGTCGAGGCCCACTGCGCCGATGCCCTGATCTGTATCTCCAACTGCGACAAGATCACCCCGGGCATGCTGAACGCCGCGCTGCGGCTCAACATCCCCACGGTCTTCGTCTCCGGCGGCCCGATGGAGTCCGGCCGGGCCACGCTGGTCGACGGCACGGTCCGCACGCTCGACCTGGTCGATGCGATCTCCGACGCGGTGAACGAGAAGATCTCGGACGAGGACATCCTCCGTATCGAGGAGAACGCCTGTCCGACCTGTGGTTCCTGTTCCGGCATGTTCACGGCCAACTCGATGAACTGTCTGGCGGAGGCCATCGGGCTGGCCCTCCCGGGCAACGGTTCGGTCCTGGCCACGCACACGGCCCGCCGGGCGCTGTACGAGAACGCGGGCCGCACGGTGATGGACATCACCCGCCGCTACTACGAGCAGGACGACGAGACGGTCCTGCCCCGCAACGTCGCCACCCTCGCGGCCTTCGAGAACGCGATGGCCCTCGACATCGCGATGGGCGGCTCGACCAACACGATCCTGCACCTGCTGGCCGCCGCCCAGGAGGCGGGCGTCCCGTTCGGCCTCGACGAGATCAACGAGGTCTCGCGCCGGGTGCCGTGTCTGGCGAAGGTCGCGCCGAACGTCGCCAAGGACCGCACGTACTACATGGAGGACGTGCACCGGGCCGGCGGCATCCCCGCCCTCCTCGGCGAACTGCACCGCGCGGGCCTGCTCAACGAGGACGTGAACTCGGTTCACAGCTCGTCCCTCGCGGACTGGCTGAAGACCTGGGACGTGCGCGGCGGCTCGCCGTCGCCGGAGGCCCTGGAACTGTGGCACGCGGCGCCCGGCTGTGTCCGCTCCGCCGAGGCCTTCTCCCAGTCCGAGCGCTGGGAGGCCCTGGACACGGACGCGGCCGGCGGCTGCATCCGCAGCGCCGAGCACGCGTACTCCAAGGACGGCGGCCTGGCGGTCCTCAAGGGCAACCTCGCCGTCGACGGCTGCGTCGTGAAGACGGCCGGCGTCGACGAGTCGATCTGGACCTTCGAGGGCCCCGCGGTCGTCTGCGAGTCGCAGGAGGAGGCCGTCGAGAAGATCCTCAACAAGCAGGTGACGGACGGCGACGTCGTCGTTATCCGCTACGAGGGTCCCAAGGGCGGCCCCGGTATGCAGGAGATGCTCTACCCGACCTCCTTCCTCAAGGGCCGCGGCCTCGGCAAGACCTGCGCCCTGGTCACGGACGGGCGCTTCTCCGGCGGCACCTCGGGCCTGTCCATCGGCCACGCCTCCCCCGAGGCGGCCTCCGGCGGCACCATCGCCCTCGTCAACAACGGCGACCGCATCCGCATCGACATCCCCAACCGCACGATCGAACTGCTGGTCCCGGACGACGAGTTGGCGGCCCGCCGCGACGCACTGAACGGCGTCTACGCCCCCGTCGCCCGCGAACGCAAGGTCTCCGCCGCCCTGCGCGCGTACGCGGCGATGGCGACGAGCGCCGACAAGGGCGCGGTGCGAGACGTGTCACTGCTGGGCTGA